The window CGCTTCCTCGGCCAGCTTGCGGAAGGTGGTGATCTTGCCGCCGAAGATGGAGAGCAGCGGGGCGCCTTGCAGGTTCAGGTCCAGTTGATAGTCACGCGTGACGGCGGACGCATCGGCGGCGGCGTCTTCCAGCAGCGGGCGCACACCCGAATAGGACCACACCACATCGTCTGGCGTGATGGGCTTCTCGAAATAGCGATTGGCCAACTGGCAGAGATAAGCCGTCTCATCCGCGGAGATGGCCACGTCTTCCACCCGGCCCTGGTACTCGATATCGGTGGTGCCGATGAGCGTGAAGTCCTGCTCGTAGGGAATGGCAAAGACGATGCGGCCATCCGGGTTCTGGAAGATGTAGGCGTGATCGTGCTCGAACAGGCGCGGCACCACGATGTGGCTGCCCTTGACCAGGCGCACCGACTTGCTCGAATGCACGTGGGCCGCACCGCCCAGGAACTGCGCCACCCACGGGCCGGCGGCGTTGACCACGCAGCGTGCACGCACCTGCATGGCATGGCCGTCCTCACGGCGCAGCACCGCTTGCCAGCCGTTGTCCTGGCGGGTCAGGGATTCACAGCGGGTGCGGGTCATGATGTGCGCGCCTTTTTCGGCGGCATCCATGGCGTTCAAGACCACCAGCCGCGCATCATCGACCCAGCCATCGGAATAGACGAAGCCACGCGTGAATTGCGCTTTCAAGGGCGCACCGGAGGCGTGGCGGCGCAGGTCCAGCGCCCGCGAGCCGGGCAGCAGCTCGCGCCGGGCCAGGTGATCGTAGAGGAACATGCCCAGGCGGATCAGCCAGGCCGGGCGCTGTCCCTGGTCATGCGGCATGACGAAGCGCAGCGGCCACATGATGTGCGGGGCGCTGCGCAACAGCACTTCGCGTTCGATCAGCGCCTTGCGCACCAGGCCGAACTCGTAATGCTCCAGGTAGCGCAGGCCACCGTGGATGAGCTTGCTGGAAGACGATGAGGTGTGCTGCGCCAGGTCGTGCTGTTCGCACAGGGCCACCGACAGGCCGCGTCCGGCGGCGTCACGCGCGATGCCCGCGCCATTGATGCCGCCGCCGACCACCAGCACATCGTACTGCGGAGGATAGGTGATGCCTTCCGTGCCACGTGCTTTCATGCTGGCTCCCGGTCAGAGAATGCGCTTGCGGATCTGCGTGACCACCACTTCGGTCACGATCACGATGGCGAAGATGGAGACCAGCACGGTAGCCACGCGCGGCCACTGGAACAGGTTCAGCGCGGTATCGAGCACCATGCCCACGCCACCAGCGCCGACGATGCCCAGCACGGCCGATTCACGCACGTTGATGTCCCAGCGCAGCAGCACGATGGACATGAAGGCGGGCTTCAGTTGCGGCCAGTAGCCATACCAGATCTCGGAGAACTTGCTCGCGCCCGACGCCTGCAGGGCTTCGATGGGACCACGCGGCATCTGCTCGATGGTTTCGCCGGCCATCTTGCCGACGAAGCCGATGGAGCGGAAGGCGATGGCTAGGGTGCCCGCCAGCGGGCCGGGGCCGAAGATGGCCAGGAACAGCAGCGCCCACACCAGCGAATTGACCGAGCGGCTGGCCACCAGCACGATGCGGGCAAACAGGTTCAGGCCACGATGGCGGGTCAGGTTGGGCGCCACCAGCAGACCGAAGGGAATGGCCAGCACGATGGAGAGCAGGGTGCCGAGGGTGGCGATGTGCAGGGTCTCGATCAGGCCGGCCTGCACGTCGCTGCCGAAGTAGGCCCAGTCGATGGGCCACATGCGGGCGAGCATGTCGCTCATCTGCTCGGGCGCATCGTAGAGGAACTCGGGGATGATCTCGATGTAGCGCAGCGATTGCACCACGGCCAGTGCGATGACCAGCCACACCGTGAAGCGCAGCACGCGCTGCAGCGGGGTGTGGCGCTGCCATTCTCGCTGGGCCGGGTTGAGCGCGGCAGCGGGGCGGGGGAGGACGGTATCAGACATTGAAGACCTTCTTGACCGAATTCGCCAGCAGTTCGCCGACGACGATGATGGTGATGATGGTGACCAGGATGGTGAAGACAAAGTCGTAGTCGAAACGCTGGAAGGCAGAGAACAGCACGCCGCCCACACCGCCGGCGCCGACGATGCCGACCATGGTGGAGTTGCGCAGGTTGGAGTCGAGCTGGTAGGTGGAGAAGCCGACGAAGCGCGACATCACCTGCGGTAGCACGCCAAACAGGATCACGTTCATGAAGGAAGCCCCGGTGGCGCGGATGGCTTCGACCTGCTTGATGGAAATCTCTTCGATGGCTTCGGCGAAGAGCTTGCCGATGAAGCCGATGGAGGCCACGATCAGCGCCAGTACGCCGGCCAGCGCGCCAAAGCCCACCGCCTTGACGAACAGGATGGCCACGATCACCGGATGCAGCGAGCGGCACACCGACACCAGTGCGCGGGCAGGCCACGAAATCCACGAGGGCATCAGGTTGCGTGCGCCCATCAGGCCGATGGGCAACGAGAACAGGATGCCGAACAGCGAGGCCAGCACGGCGATCTGCAGGGTTTCCTTGATGCCGCCCCAGAGGATGTCGCCCTTGGACAGATCGGGCGGGAACATGCGGCCCAGGAACTTGGCGCCATTGCCGAGGCCCGAAGAGAAACGCTCCCACGAGAAGCCGAGTTGCGTGGCCGCGTAGATGGCGTAGAGGGCGATGAGCCAGATGACGACGCGGGTGGCCAGTTGCGGTCTGAAGGCCAGGCTCACGCGGGCGGTGGGGGAGGTGTTGGAGGTCGTCATGCCAGCCAGTCCTCGCCACCGTAGATCTGCTTGAGGAAGTCGTCCGACAGGTTCTCGGCATTGCCGTCGTAGACCACGTGACCACCGGACATGCCGATGATGCGGTCGGCATAGCGCTTGGCCAGTTCCACATCGTGGATGTTGACGATGACCGGGATCTTCTGGGCGCGCCCCTGTTCCTTGAGCAGCGAGATGATCTCGAAGGAGGTCTTGGGGTCCAGCGAGGAGGTCGGCTCATCGGCCAGCAGCAGGCGTGGGCGCTGCATCAGGGCGCGGGCAATGCCCACGCGCTGGCGCTGGCCGCCGGAGAGCGCATCGGCGCGCTGGTTGGCGAAGTTGCCCAGGCCGACCGTGTCCAGCAGTTCGAAGGCGTGCGCGATATCTTCCTTGGCGAAGTTGCGGCGCCAGGCGGTGAAGGCGTTGACGTAGCCCAGTCTTCCACACAACAGGTTCTCCATCACGGAAAGACGTTCCACCAGGTTGTATTCCTGGAACACCATGCCGATGTGGCGGCGCTGCTCGCGCAGGGCGCGGCCGCGCAGTTCGGCCAGGTTCACGCGCTTGCCTTCGCCTTCGAACCAGATCGCGCCGCGGCTGGGATCGACCAGGCGGTTGATGCAGCGGATCAGGGTGGACTTGCCGGTGCCGGAAGGGCCGATGATGGCGATCAGGCCGGCGTCACCGATCTTCAGGTCGATGCCTTTGAGGATGGGGTGACCGGGCTTGTATTCCTTGACCAGGCCCTGGATTTCGATGGCGTGTGACATGGGAGGCGCTTTCTCTGGTGATGTCTCGGGTGATGCACGGCTTTACGCGGGATGCGAGAGGCCGCAACCCCTGCGGTCGCGCAGGGGCCGTGTTGCTTGCTGGTGCTTGCTGATGCCTGTGGCTGCTGGGAGCTTGATGCGGCATCCGGACCTGGACGGTCATGGGTGCCGCACGGCGGTGCTTACTTCTTGCCGGCGTTCTGCTTGTCGTAGGCGGCGCGGTTGAAGGATTCGCCGGCGGACTGGGCGACGAAGCGCACCATCTCGAAGTCCTTCTTGTAGTTGATCGGGTAGAAGCGATCGGAACCGGCGAAGGCCTTCTTGAGCTCATCGGTGAAGCGATAGTCGTAGAAGCACTTGAGCATCTTGTCGCGGAAGTTCGGCTCCAGGTCGTGCGCATAGGCGAAGTCCTGGGTCGGGAATTTCTCGCTGTGCCAGATGACGCGGAAGTTCTCGGCCTTGATCACGCCACGCTCCACCATGCGGTCAAACACGTCGGAGGCGACGGCAGCGGCATCGTAGTCGCCCGAGTTCACGCCCAGGATGGACTGGTCATGCTTGCCGGAGAAGATGACCTTGTAGTCCTTGTCCGGGGTCACGCCCAGCTTGGGGAACAGCGCCATCGGCGCCATGTGGCCGGAGTTGGAAGAGGGGGCGGTGTGGGCGACCTTCTTGCCCTTGAGGTCGGTCATCTTCTGGATAGTGCTGTCCTTGCGCACGATCACGTTGAGCGTGTAACCCTGGTAGCCCTTGGCGTCGCCGATGACGGCAAAGGGCACGGCGCCGGCGATGTTGACGGCGAAGTTGGTCGGGCCAGGCGAGAAGCCGCCGACGTGCAGGCGGCCCGAGCGCATGGCTTCGATTTCAGCGGCATTGGACTGCACCTGGAAGAACACGACCTTCTTGGCCGTGCATTGCGACAGGTAGTCGGTGAAGGGCTTGAAGATCTTGTCGTAGACGGCCGGGTCTTCCACCGGAGTGAAGGTGAAGACCAGGGTGTTGGGCGTCTTCAGCTTCTTGGGATCGGTGGGCGTATCGGCGGTCAGGTCGTGGTTGGCGTCGCAGTATTGCTGGTCGAGGTCGCCGCGATTGCTGCAGGTGTCCTGGGCGAAGGCGATGGCCGGAGCGGCCAGGGCGAGTGCCAACAGGGTCTTGATCAGACGTGGGGTCATGCTGTCTCCTGGAGATGGTTTTGGTCTTGGTGCCGGTCGCGACGGCAGTGTCATTGGGTGCGCAGCCGGCGATGTGCGGCAGTGTAGGCGAGGGGGGCGGCTTTTGCTACCCGCCGCTGGCCCGAATGACGGGCTTTCCTTGCAGCTGCCTTTCCAGTGGCTTTCAATCTGCTTTCAAAGCGCATCCATGCGGGGCTCGCGCCTGGCGCGGTTTGGCGGTATAAAGGCGGCTGCACAACGATAACGACATGGGAGATCATGCATATCCTGCTGGTAGAGGACGACATCGACATGTCGCGCGCCTTGCTGAGGGCATTGGAGCGGCGCGGTTTCCAGGTCACGCATTGCGCTGATGGGATCAGCGCGCTATCGCATATCAAGGATGGCATCGGTGATCTGGTGGTGCTGGACCTCAATATTCCCGGACTGGATGGACTGCACCTGCTGCAGCGCATCCGCTCGCAAGACATCGGCACCCCGGTGATCGTGCTGACAGCGCGTGGCGCCGTGGGCGACCGTGTGGTGGGCTTGAATGCCGGCGCCGATGACTATCTGGCCAAGCCCTTCGATCTGGATGAACTGGACGCGCGCATCCGCGCCTTGCTGCGCCGTCGCACCAATGCCGATGATGGCGTGCAGCGTTGCGGGCGCTTGCGCTTTGATCGCGGCTCCGGGGCCTTCTATTGTGGCGACGACCCGCTGGAGCTGACACCGCGCGAGCATACGCTGTTGAAGGCGCTGATCGCCAAGCCAGGACATGCGGTGACCAAGGAGAAGCTGTTCCGGCTGGTGTTCCCGATGGAAGAGAGTACCCAGCTCGAAGCCATCGAGGTGGTGGTGCATCGCGTGCGCAAGAAACTCATGGAGACGGGCGCGGAAATCATGACCTTGCGCGGACTGGGTTATCTGCTGCGCGACCGGCAGCAGCAGGGCGGCGAGGGCTGAAGGTGGCGCATCTGTTTTCACGGCGGCGCTCGGTGCGGGCCTATCTGCTGGCGTGGATCATCTCGCCGATTGCGCTGTTCATCATCATCGATTCCTTCTCGCTTTATCGCAATACGCTGGAGTCGGTGAACACGGCCTATGACCGGATGCTGATTGCGTCGGTGCACTCCATTGGCGACCTGTTGCGCATCGAGAATGGCGAGCTCAAGGCATCGCTGCCTTATGCGGCGCTGGAAATCTATGAGGCTGATTACTCGAGCCGGATGATCTATCGCATCAACGGACTGGACGGCAAGTTCTTCGACGGTGACGCCGATCTTCCCTCGTACAAGGGCAAGGCCGACAAGGAGGCCATCTATCCGGCGCTGGCGCACATCTATGAGGATACCTACAACGGCGTGCCGGTGAGGGTGGCGGCGCTGTTCCAGCCGGTGGTGACCAATGATCCGCGTGGCGCGGCGCTGGTGCAGGTGGCCGAGACGATGGAGAACCGCAGTGCGCTGGCGCGCAAGATCTTCTGGGAGACCTTGATTCGCCAGGCGGCGTTGCTGGTGGTGATCGTCTCGGTGACCTTGTATGTGGTGCGGCGGGCCTTGCAACCGGTGGATGCGTTGCGACGGCAACTCGATGAGCGACCGGCGGATGACTTGTCGCCCGTTGCGCCGCCGATGGCGCCGCGCGAATTGCAGCCCTTCATCGATGCGCTGAATCAGTTGATGGCAAGGTTACGGCGTTTGCTGGATCATCAGCAGCGCTTCGTCGCCAACGCGTCACATCAGTTGCGCACGCCGCTGGCGGTGTTGAAAACCCAGCTGCAATCTGGCTTGCGAGGCGATGCGCCGGCGCCGGTGATCTGGCAGGAGATGTCCGGGACGGTGGAGCGTGCGACCACGCTGGCCAATCAATTGCTGTCGCTGGCCAAGGTCGAGCAAATCCGTGGGCGAGGGGCGCAGGAGGTGTGTGACCTCGGCATGCTGGCGCGGGAGACGGCGGTGGACCTGTCGCCACTGATTGCCGAGAAGGACCTAGACTTCGAGCTGGAGGCGGAGAAGATCCTCGTCATGGGACATCCCTGGATGATAGGCGAGCTGATTTCCAATCTCTTGCATAACGCGATCCGGCATACACCGGCGCAAGGGCGGCTAGGCATCCGGATCACTGCGCGGGAAGACGTCGCCGAGCTGTTGATCTGGGATAGCGGAGAGGGGATTGATGACCAGGCGATGGAGAATGTATTCAAGGCATTTTCCTCGAATGTCTCATCCGCCGGAGGATTGGGGCTCACCATCTGCGGAGAGATCGTGGACTCGATGCAGGCAACGATCAGCTTGCGCAATCGGGTGGGAGAGGATGGCACGATCGAAGGCTTGAACGCTTCGGTGCATGTAAGGGTGGTGGCGGGCTGAAGAGGCGAAATGTTAGTTGTGGAGTTGGGGTATGGGGTGTGGAAAACTTAGTTTTTTCTACAGACCTTCATGGGGCGGAGCTGCTACGGGGTTTTCATTGTGACAGCTGTGTATAAGTTTTTCTCCTCACGGACCTGGATGGAACAGCTTGTGTATAAGGCAGGAAATGCGCGCTGCGAGCGGGCTTGTGGATAATTGGAGCTTGTTTTTCG is drawn from Herbaspirillum seropedicae and contains these coding sequences:
- the glpD gene encoding glycerol-3-phosphate dehydrogenase, whose product is MKARGTEGITYPPQYDVLVVGGGINGAGIARDAAGRGLSVALCEQHDLAQHTSSSSSKLIHGGLRYLEHYEFGLVRKALIEREVLLRSAPHIMWPLRFVMPHDQGQRPAWLIRLGMFLYDHLARRELLPGSRALDLRRHASGAPLKAQFTRGFVYSDGWVDDARLVVLNAMDAAEKGAHIMTRTRCESLTRQDNGWQAVLRREDGHAMQVRARCVVNAAGPWVAQFLGGAAHVHSSKSVRLVKGSHIVVPRLFEHDHAYIFQNPDGRIVFAIPYEQDFTLIGTTDIEYQGRVEDVAISADETAYLCQLANRYFEKPITPDDVVWSYSGVRPLLEDAAADASAVTRDYQLDLNLQGAPLLSIFGGKITTFRKLAEEAVDMIAPVLGNQRGAWTEHGCLPGGDLYGAQPSNRSVRQFDQYVQGLQQQYPWLPAALLQRYARAYGSRTHTLLEGRQNVEEMGEEILDGLYAAEVDYLLRHEWASNAADILWRRSKLGLHFPKGSEAVLDAWLAARGGQQSGREQAHEALELAQAASR
- the phnE gene encoding phosphonate ABC transporter, permease protein PhnE, with amino-acid sequence MSDTVLPRPAAALNPAQREWQRHTPLQRVLRFTVWLVIALAVVQSLRYIEIIPEFLYDAPEQMSDMLARMWPIDWAYFGSDVQAGLIETLHIATLGTLLSIVLAIPFGLLVAPNLTRHRGLNLFARIVLVASRSVNSLVWALLFLAIFGPGPLAGTLAIAFRSIGFVGKMAGETIEQMPRGPIEALQASGASKFSEIWYGYWPQLKPAFMSIVLLRWDINVRESAVLGIVGAGGVGMVLDTALNLFQWPRVATVLVSIFAIVIVTEVVVTQIRKRIL
- the phnE gene encoding phosphonate ABC transporter, permease protein PhnE, which codes for MTTSNTSPTARVSLAFRPQLATRVVIWLIALYAIYAATQLGFSWERFSSGLGNGAKFLGRMFPPDLSKGDILWGGIKETLQIAVLASLFGILFSLPIGLMGARNLMPSWISWPARALVSVCRSLHPVIVAILFVKAVGFGALAGVLALIVASIGFIGKLFAEAIEEISIKQVEAIRATGASFMNVILFGVLPQVMSRFVGFSTYQLDSNLRNSTMVGIVGAGGVGGVLFSAFQRFDYDFVFTILVTIITIIVVGELLANSVKKVFNV
- the phnC gene encoding phosphonate ABC transporter ATP-binding protein — encoded protein: MSHAIEIQGLVKEYKPGHPILKGIDLKIGDAGLIAIIGPSGTGKSTLIRCINRLVDPSRGAIWFEGEGKRVNLAELRGRALREQRRHIGMVFQEYNLVERLSVMENLLCGRLGYVNAFTAWRRNFAKEDIAHAFELLDTVGLGNFANQRADALSGGQRQRVGIARALMQRPRLLLADEPTSSLDPKTSFEIISLLKEQGRAQKIPVIVNIHDVELAKRYADRIIGMSGGHVVYDGNAENLSDDFLKQIYGGEDWLA
- the phnD gene encoding phosphate/phosphite/phosphonate ABC transporter substrate-binding protein; the protein is MTPRLIKTLLALALAAPAIAFAQDTCSNRGDLDQQYCDANHDLTADTPTDPKKLKTPNTLVFTFTPVEDPAVYDKIFKPFTDYLSQCTAKKVVFFQVQSNAAEIEAMRSGRLHVGGFSPGPTNFAVNIAGAVPFAVIGDAKGYQGYTLNVIVRKDSTIQKMTDLKGKKVAHTAPSSNSGHMAPMALFPKLGVTPDKDYKVIFSGKHDQSILGVNSGDYDAAAVASDVFDRMVERGVIKAENFRVIWHSEKFPTQDFAYAHDLEPNFRDKMLKCFYDYRFTDELKKAFAGSDRFYPINYKKDFEMVRFVAQSAGESFNRAAYDKQNAGKK
- a CDS encoding response regulator transcription factor produces the protein MHILLVEDDIDMSRALLRALERRGFQVTHCADGISALSHIKDGIGDLVVLDLNIPGLDGLHLLQRIRSQDIGTPVIVLTARGAVGDRVVGLNAGADDYLAKPFDLDELDARIRALLRRRTNADDGVQRCGRLRFDRGSGAFYCGDDPLELTPREHTLLKALIAKPGHAVTKEKLFRLVFPMEESTQLEAIEVVVHRVRKKLMETGAEIMTLRGLGYLLRDRQQQGGEG
- a CDS encoding sensor histidine kinase; the protein is MAHLFSRRRSVRAYLLAWIISPIALFIIIDSFSLYRNTLESVNTAYDRMLIASVHSIGDLLRIENGELKASLPYAALEIYEADYSSRMIYRINGLDGKFFDGDADLPSYKGKADKEAIYPALAHIYEDTYNGVPVRVAALFQPVVTNDPRGAALVQVAETMENRSALARKIFWETLIRQAALLVVIVSVTLYVVRRALQPVDALRRQLDERPADDLSPVAPPMAPRELQPFIDALNQLMARLRRLLDHQQRFVANASHQLRTPLAVLKTQLQSGLRGDAPAPVIWQEMSGTVERATTLANQLLSLAKVEQIRGRGAQEVCDLGMLARETAVDLSPLIAEKDLDFELEAEKILVMGHPWMIGELISNLLHNAIRHTPAQGRLGIRITAREDVAELLIWDSGEGIDDQAMENVFKAFSSNVSSAGGLGLTICGEIVDSMQATISLRNRVGEDGTIEGLNASVHVRVVAG